In Crinalium epipsammum PCC 9333, the following are encoded in one genomic region:
- the argH gene encoding argininosuccinate lyase, whose amino-acid sequence MTEQKTWSQRFESALHPAIALFNASITFDIELIEYDITGSIAHAKMLAHTGIISTQEGEQLVAGLEQIRSEYHQGQFNPGIEAEDVHFAVERRLTEILGDVGKKLHTARSRNDQVGTDTRLYLRSQISLIQTQIREFQRVLLELAEVNVETLIPGYTHLQRAQPVSLAHHLLAYFQMLQRDWERLGDVYRRTNISPLGCGALAGTTFPIDRHYTAELLDFAGVYENSLDGVSDRDFAIEFLCASSLIMVHLSRFSEEIILWASEEFGFVKLKDSCATGSSIMPQKKNPDVPELVRGKTGRVFGHLQALLVLMKGLPLAYNKDLQEDKEALFDSVKTIKSCLEAMKILLAEGLEFRPERLSTAVNSDFSNATDVADYLAARGVPFREAYNLVGKVVRICLEKGKLLKDLTLVEWQELHPAFEEDIYSAIAPSQVVAARNSYGGTGFEQVRLALKNARTQIQA is encoded by the coding sequence GTGACTGAACAAAAAACATGGAGCCAGCGATTTGAATCTGCTTTGCATCCAGCGATCGCACTTTTTAATGCTAGTATCACTTTTGATATTGAACTGATCGAGTATGACATCACGGGTTCGATCGCTCATGCCAAAATGCTTGCTCACACTGGTATCATTTCAACTCAAGAAGGTGAGCAACTGGTAGCGGGGTTAGAACAAATTCGCTCAGAATATCATCAAGGGCAGTTTAACCCAGGTATTGAAGCCGAAGATGTCCATTTTGCTGTGGAACGACGGCTAACTGAGATTCTTGGTGATGTGGGCAAAAAGTTACATACAGCGCGATCGCGTAACGATCAAGTAGGCACTGATACTAGGCTGTATCTGCGATCGCAAATTTCTCTAATTCAAACTCAAATCAGGGAATTTCAGCGCGTTCTCCTTGAACTTGCCGAGGTGAATGTTGAAACGCTAATACCTGGCTATACCCACCTGCAACGCGCCCAACCAGTCAGCTTGGCTCATCACCTGTTGGCTTACTTTCAAATGCTCCAACGAGACTGGGAACGGCTAGGGGATGTGTATCGCAGAACTAATATCTCACCTTTGGGTTGCGGGGCATTAGCCGGAACCACTTTTCCAATTGATCGGCACTATACAGCTGAATTGCTAGATTTTGCTGGTGTCTATGAAAATAGTTTAGATGGAGTGAGCGATCGCGATTTTGCGATTGAATTCCTCTGCGCCTCTAGCTTAATTATGGTTCACCTCAGCCGTTTTTCTGAGGAAATCATCCTTTGGGCATCGGAAGAGTTTGGCTTTGTCAAGCTCAAAGATAGCTGTGCTACTGGTTCCAGTATTATGCCCCAAAAGAAAAACCCCGATGTTCCAGAACTGGTGCGCGGTAAAACTGGGCGTGTTTTTGGTCATTTGCAAGCCTTACTGGTATTAATGAAGGGGCTACCGTTGGCTTATAACAAAGACTTACAAGAAGACAAAGAAGCATTATTTGACAGTGTTAAGACAATTAAATCTTGTCTTGAAGCTATGAAAATATTGCTTGCTGAGGGACTGGAGTTTCGCCCAGAACGTTTGTCAACGGCAGTAAATTCAGACTTTTCCAATGCTACAGACGTAGCCGACTATTTGGCGGCGCGGGGCGTACCGTTTCGGGAAGCTTATAACTTAGTTGGGAAAGTAGTTAGGATCTGTCTGGAAAAAGGCAAACTTCTTAAAGATCTCACCTTGGTGGAATGGCAAGAACTTCATCCAGCATTTGAGGAAGATATTTATAGTGCGATCGCACCATCGCAAGTAGTTGCAGCGCGGAATAGTTACGGTGGTACTGGCTTTGAGCAGGTACGACTTGCCCTGAAAAATGCCCGAACTCAAATTCAGGCTTGA
- a CDS encoding DUF502 domain-containing protein: MFQRLKQDLKNDLIAGLLVVIPLATTIWLTITIANWVINFLTRIPKQINPFDGLNPILVNLLNLFVGLTVPLLCITLIGLMARNIVGRWLLDIGERLLQAIPLAGSVYKTLKQLLETLLKDSNDKFRRVIMVEYPRRGMWVLAFVTGTMNSEIQSHMSERMLSVFIPTTPNPTTGWYAIVPDSDVIDLSMSIEDAFKVVVSGGIVNPGSSIPILPPSYNQKPQEQPISDLPDISRQVFPAEEG; the protein is encoded by the coding sequence GTGTTCCAACGCTTGAAGCAGGACTTAAAAAATGATTTGATTGCAGGTCTATTGGTAGTAATTCCCCTAGCTACCACCATTTGGCTGACAATTACTATTGCCAACTGGGTGATTAACTTTTTAACCAGGATTCCCAAGCAAATCAATCCTTTTGATGGGCTGAATCCGATCTTGGTCAATCTGTTGAATTTGTTCGTCGGGCTAACTGTCCCCCTACTGTGCATTACCCTGATTGGCTTAATGGCACGTAATATTGTAGGACGGTGGCTACTAGACATTGGGGAGCGACTTCTGCAAGCAATTCCCTTAGCAGGGTCGGTTTATAAAACACTTAAACAGCTTTTAGAAACTCTACTCAAAGATTCTAATGATAAATTTCGGCGCGTAATTATGGTGGAGTATCCTCGGCGTGGGATGTGGGTGCTGGCTTTTGTTACAGGTACAATGAATAGTGAAATCCAGTCTCATATGTCTGAGCGAATGTTGAGTGTTTTTATACCCACAACACCTAACCCGACGACAGGCTGGTATGCGATTGTGCCGGACAGTGATGTGATAGATTTGTCAATGTCTATTGAAGATGCTTTTAAGGTGGTTGTTTCTGGTGGAATTGTCAACCCTGGATCATCAATACCTATACTACCCCCCTCGTATAACCAGAAACCGCAAGAACAACCCATCTCAGATCTTCCAGATATCTCACGGCAAGTTTTCCCCGCAGAGGAAGGTTAA
- a CDS encoding alpha/beta fold hydrolase, whose product MPQPLSNSRIRLSQGQIFWREVGTGPTLVFLHGSWSDGSQWIPIIERLSSNYHCLVPDLLGFGDSERRKIHYSIELEVECLAEFLASLNQRHIYLIGHSLGGWIAASFALKHPEKVRGMVLLAPVGLQKGKARTLGWLTRLLLLKIPMGLWLARSIKPLASVLGKPPLINQTLKYRQLLLNSPTTCKLFFQRNWSEIQAELLHLKLESLQVPTLILQGGRDTMSAIAQSKAYADLIPTSEHHIISIGENDLPQQFPAEVVQYIRDFIKYSVVPQEQIEDSDLLPPLFSDK is encoded by the coding sequence ATGCCTCAACCCCTAAGTAATTCGCGAATCCGACTGTCTCAAGGGCAAATTTTCTGGCGTGAAGTCGGTACAGGTCCAACACTTGTGTTTTTACATGGTTCTTGGAGTGATGGTAGTCAATGGATACCAATTATTGAGCGTTTAAGTAGTAATTACCATTGCTTGGTACCAGATTTATTGGGGTTTGGCGATTCAGAACGTCGGAAAATTCACTACTCGATTGAGTTAGAAGTAGAATGCTTGGCTGAGTTTTTAGCTTCATTAAACCAGCGACATATTTATTTGATTGGTCATTCACTAGGGGGGTGGATTGCTGCTAGTTTTGCACTAAAGCATCCAGAAAAAGTGCGCGGTATGGTACTGTTAGCTCCTGTTGGATTACAAAAAGGAAAAGCTAGAACACTTGGCTGGTTAACTAGATTGTTGCTCTTAAAAATACCAATGGGGTTGTGGTTAGCGCGATCGATCAAACCATTAGCTTCTGTACTAGGTAAGCCACCACTAATTAATCAAACCCTTAAATACCGCCAACTTCTACTTAATTCTCCTACTACCTGTAAGCTGTTTTTTCAAAGAAACTGGTCAGAAATTCAAGCCGAATTATTACACCTCAAGCTAGAGTCGCTGCAAGTCCCTACTTTAATTTTGCAAGGCGGAAGAGACACAATGAGTGCGATCGCTCAAAGTAAAGCTTATGCCGACTTAATTCCCACATCTGAACATCACATTATTAGCATAGGTGAAAATGACTTACCGCAACAGTTTCCAGCAGAAGTAGTTCAGTATATTCGCGACTTTATTAAGTACTCTGTAGTACCTCAAGAACAGATTGAGGATTCCGATCTATTACCACCATTATTTTCAGACAAATGA
- a CDS encoding NUDIX hydrolase, giving the protein MRRSWQFFQTVLGIIFRHPVTGATIIPILPDGRIVLVQRSDTGEWSLPGGLVDWGEDIYTTVKRELAEETGLDLIKIRRLVGVYSAPDRDPRIHSIVVVVEADVQGTMQVCDRQEVLNVQAFVPTNLPKGKLAHDHQRQLQDYFDGLTTLA; this is encoded by the coding sequence ATGCGTCGCTCATGGCAATTTTTTCAAACCGTTTTGGGGATTATCTTTCGTCATCCCGTCACAGGTGCTACTATCATCCCAATTCTACCGGATGGTCGAATTGTATTGGTACAGCGTAGTGATACTGGTGAGTGGAGTTTACCAGGCGGACTTGTGGATTGGGGTGAAGATATTTATACAACTGTCAAGCGTGAGTTGGCAGAGGAAACTGGACTAGATTTGATCAAAATTAGGCGGTTAGTGGGGGTTTACTCAGCACCAGACCGCGATCCGAGAATTCATTCTATTGTTGTAGTGGTTGAAGCAGATGTCCAAGGTACTATGCAAGTATGCGATCGCCAAGAAGTGTTAAATGTCCAGGCATTTGTTCCCACCAACTTACCCAAGGGAAAACTTGCTCACGATCATCAACGGCAGTTGCAAGACTACTTTGACGGTCTGACAACCTTAGCTTAA
- a CDS encoding FHA domain-containing protein, which translates to MITLTLLHPLQSVPVQSWTFESESVVQIGRSTDNHVILYSAVVSRHHVELRLSASGWEVVSLGANGTYLDGKRITQVPVVDGMVIRLASSGPKIQIRIGAIQAEGKQKTVAATTSAGTATTQASKETFVNNRSIDLEEQTQIDLRLSSFSKNYCEQV; encoded by the coding sequence GTGATTACACTGACTCTGCTGCATCCTCTACAATCTGTCCCAGTCCAAAGCTGGACTTTTGAGTCTGAATCAGTTGTTCAGATTGGGCGGTCAACTGATAATCATGTAATTCTTTACAGCGCCGTAGTTTCCCGTCATCATGTAGAACTACGGCTAAGTGCTTCTGGCTGGGAAGTTGTTAGTTTAGGCGCTAATGGTACTTATTTAGATGGGAAACGCATTACTCAAGTACCTGTGGTAGACGGAATGGTAATTCGCCTTGCTAGTTCTGGTCCTAAAATTCAAATCAGAATTGGAGCAATACAAGCAGAGGGCAAGCAAAAAACTGTGGCAGCTACAACTTCAGCAGGTACAGCTACCACTCAAGCTTCAAAAGAAACATTTGTAAATAACCGTTCAATTGATTTAGAGGAGCAGACGCAAATTGATCTCCGTCTTTCTTCTTTTTCTAAAAATTATTGTGAGCAAGTTTAG
- the ftsY gene encoding signal recognition particle-docking protein FtsY translates to MVFNWFRRQFGDSQNTEVEQVETVAESPAEQEASVTSEEESQEVAADYLNWAKAAYKNIQQQQRSPDEEISTPEVEASTPNQAEITIDESAKALLTEGIATTTTETNANATVAAIATSEVETNAANLLEESLPEPTETSVIEETADTEAELTSQSLELESTELTETSPELEPIASTIVEPTTNAIVEAATEAITPEVITPAKKEDSPELPIWARESSAERQARLERLKATAIEEPEPVIATKTQTSLETATAEAEIDFDEGFLWSAEVLASQGRRPEDVSLEEISWLKRLRQGLDKTRRGLINQLKAIVGQGPLNQDAVMEIEALLLQADVGVEATDYIINTLQQKLREEVLPPEQAIAYLKQILRELLEQPYQNSYNPIFVPEKDTLNIWLITGVNGAGKTTTIGKIAHLAQKSGYKCLIAAADTFRAAAVEQVKVWGERSGIDVIANPGKNADPAAVVFDGISAAQARGTELLLIDTAGRLQNKKNLMDELSKIRRIVDKKSPNAKVESLLVLDATLGQNGLRQAEVFSQAAKLSGVVLTKLDGTAKGGVALAVVKELGLPIRFIGAGEGIEDLRPFSSYEFIEALLSG, encoded by the coding sequence ATGGTTTTTAATTGGTTTCGCCGCCAGTTTGGGGATAGTCAAAATACCGAGGTTGAACAGGTAGAAACTGTTGCTGAGTCGCCAGCAGAACAAGAAGCCTCGGTCACGAGTGAAGAAGAATCTCAGGAAGTAGCGGCAGACTACCTGAACTGGGCTAAGGCTGCTTATAAGAATATTCAACAACAACAGCGATCGCCAGATGAAGAAATTAGCACTCCTGAAGTAGAAGCATCTACCCCAAATCAGGCAGAAATAACAATTGATGAAAGTGCGAAAGCGTTGCTTACCGAAGGTATCGCCACTACAACAACTGAAACAAATGCCAATGCTACGGTAGCTGCGATCGCCACAAGCGAAGTTGAAACAAATGCCGCTAATCTGCTAGAAGAATCTTTGCCTGAACCAACAGAAACCAGCGTAATTGAAGAAACAGCAGATACAGAAGCCGAGTTAACATCACAATCATTAGAACTTGAATCAACTGAACTAACCGAAACTTCCCCTGAATTAGAACCCATCGCATCAACAATTGTTGAACCCACAACCAACGCGATAGTAGAAGCAGCAACAGAGGCTATTACACCAGAGGTGATTACGCCCGCTAAAAAGGAAGATTCACCTGAATTACCTATTTGGGCAAGAGAGTCAAGTGCAGAGCGTCAAGCGCGTTTAGAGCGGCTTAAGGCAACTGCTATTGAGGAACCAGAACCTGTAATAGCAACTAAAACACAGACCAGCCTAGAAACTGCTACAGCAGAAGCAGAGATAGATTTTGATGAAGGTTTCTTGTGGTCAGCAGAAGTATTAGCTTCCCAAGGTCGTCGTCCTGAAGACGTTTCCCTAGAGGAAATTAGCTGGCTCAAGCGCCTACGCCAAGGACTCGATAAAACCCGTCGCGGATTGATCAACCAGCTTAAAGCCATTGTTGGGCAAGGGCCGTTGAATCAAGATGCGGTGATGGAGATTGAGGCGCTGCTGTTGCAAGCAGATGTAGGGGTAGAGGCGACCGACTATATTATCAATACACTGCAACAGAAATTGCGCGAAGAAGTTTTACCTCCTGAACAGGCGATCGCATACCTTAAACAAATATTACGAGAACTACTTGAGCAACCATATCAAAACTCCTATAACCCTATTTTTGTCCCTGAAAAAGACACTTTAAATATTTGGTTAATTACCGGAGTCAATGGCGCTGGTAAAACCACCACCATCGGCAAAATAGCTCATTTAGCTCAAAAATCTGGTTACAAATGTTTAATTGCAGCAGCCGACACATTCCGCGCAGCAGCAGTAGAACAAGTCAAAGTTTGGGGTGAGCGTAGTGGCATAGATGTGATTGCAAACCCTGGCAAAAATGCCGATCCAGCAGCAGTAGTATTTGATGGCATTTCTGCTGCTCAAGCAAGAGGTACAGAATTACTGTTAATTGATACTGCCGGACGACTCCAGAATAAGAAAAATTTGATGGATGAACTCAGCAAAATTCGTCGAATTGTTGACAAAAAATCTCCTAATGCGAAAGTAGAATCACTGCTAGTTTTAGATGCCACATTAGGGCAAAACGGTCTACGTCAAGCCGAAGTATTTTCACAGGCAGCAAAACTGAGTGGTGTTGTTTTAACAAAGCTAGATGGTACTGCTAAAGGTGGGGTAGCCTTAGCTGTTGTGAAGGAACTCGGTTTACCAATTCGTTTTATTGGTGCTGGTGAAGGAATTGAAGATTTACGCCCGTTTTCAAGTTATGAGTTTATCGAAGCTTTGCTGAGTGGCTAA
- a CDS encoding FHA domain-containing protein produces the protein MIVCPNCTHQNPEGATQCEACYTPLPTTTNCPSCGASVQTDATFCGQCGSGLKPSTSAPEVGNVPDLVTPDPLVAAETLVVTPQASPQMPSIPTPQIAPDVEVPATAMSQPPEATAQVSVNPSTPPSTASSGSAKTQLQLQTSRLLHVQTDTLIELPQNLSVLHIGKPNDQIPPDIDVSGFPNSEIVSRIHADIRLEGDTYYLEDVGSANGTYINHTPLPRGNRHRLRPGDRISLGKGDMMTFLFQTA, from the coding sequence ATGATTGTTTGCCCAAATTGCACTCACCAAAATCCAGAGGGAGCAACTCAATGTGAGGCTTGCTATACACCTTTACCCACAACTACCAATTGCCCTAGTTGCGGTGCATCAGTTCAAACTGATGCTACTTTTTGTGGTCAGTGTGGCTCTGGTCTGAAACCTAGTACATCCGCCCCAGAGGTGGGAAATGTGCCAGATTTAGTCACCCCCGATCCTTTAGTCGCGGCGGAAACATTGGTGGTTACCCCTCAAGCGTCCCCTCAGATGCCTTCGATCCCCACTCCACAAATTGCTCCCGATGTAGAGGTTCCTGCCACCGCTATGAGCCAACCACCGGAGGCGACGGCTCAAGTTAGTGTTAATCCTTCCACCCCACCATCAACTGCCTCATCTGGTAGTGCTAAAACTCAACTCCAGCTACAAACATCCCGCTTACTGCACGTTCAAACCGATACGCTGATTGAATTGCCACAAAATCTCTCAGTCCTTCATATAGGTAAGCCGAATGATCAGATTCCACCTGACATTGATGTTTCAGGTTTTCCGAATTCTGAAATAGTTTCTCGGATTCATGCTGATATTAGATTAGAAGGAGACACCTACTATCTTGAAGATGTGGGTAGTGCCAACGGTACTTACATTAACCACACCCCCCTACCTAGAGGAAATCGTCACCGTCTGCGCCCAGGCGATCGCATTAGTCTAGGTAAAGGTGACATGATGACATTTTTATTCCAGACTGCTTAA
- the hpsJ-B gene encoding hormogonium polysaccharide biosynthesis protein HpsJ — MQTANSNQFAPLALKLVGAILILSSLLDYIVLLFPFNPTDKAWQLNTTSQLVDRGIIPLLGIALLIAGYWMSSRDNDRVAGKPWQDLRFWALLLSSFLGLIFLLLVPLHLSNSNAQKDLAIQQINQEASQAETQLQGQLQQVEVLAKDERRLKELDQAINSGQVQGEQLARLTALREQLQKFKQDPKALNQQLETLRTQIRSRKLDAETKANQQAFKLGIRTALSSLLLAVGYIALGWTGLRSIGFSQSGRRKVKSR; from the coding sequence ATGCAAACAGCTAATAGCAATCAATTTGCTCCCCTAGCCTTAAAGCTAGTTGGAGCGATCCTGATTCTGTCTTCTCTCCTTGACTATATCGTTCTATTGTTTCCGTTTAATCCCACCGATAAAGCATGGCAACTCAACACAACATCGCAGTTAGTTGATCGCGGAATTATTCCCCTATTAGGTATAGCCTTATTAATAGCTGGATATTGGATGAGTAGCCGTGACAACGATCGTGTAGCTGGAAAACCCTGGCAAGATTTAAGATTTTGGGCATTGTTGCTCTCTAGCTTCCTGGGGTTAATCTTTTTACTGCTAGTGCCATTACATTTGAGTAATAGTAATGCTCAAAAAGATTTAGCTATCCAACAGATTAACCAAGAAGCCTCTCAAGCTGAAACTCAACTGCAAGGTCAATTACAGCAGGTGGAGGTTTTAGCGAAAGATGAACGGCGACTAAAAGAACTTGATCAAGCGATCAACAGCGGTCAAGTCCAAGGGGAACAACTAGCTAGATTAACAGCACTCCGAGAACAGTTACAGAAATTTAAGCAAGACCCCAAAGCTCTAAATCAACAATTGGAGACACTACGAACGCAAATTCGTAGCCGTAAGTTAGATGCAGAAACAAAGGCTAACCAACAGGCTTTCAAGCTTGGTATACGAACTGCTCTGAGTAGTTTACTTCTGGCTGTTGGTTATATTGCCCTTGGCTGGACAGGATTGAGGAGTATCGGATTTTCTCAAAGTGGTCGTCGTAAAGTTAAATCAAGGTAG
- the nusB gene encoding transcription antitermination factor NusB: protein MQPRRIARDLAVLSLSQLPNSPEKLSTQQLSNVMLSAIRTLTSEAQEALEAASAELQRSSDRLLSSQTRAADIQSARTMVNDAVELTQAAINRLGNALELPEFIQLANQHDVRAYSLELLTTVSRRRTEIDELLSSTLKEWQLSRVPRIDRDILRIAVAEIWFLGVPDKVAINEAVDLAKRYSDEDGRRFINGVLRRASEEIKQQSIT from the coding sequence ATGCAACCCCGTAGAATTGCTCGTGATTTGGCTGTTTTGAGCTTGTCTCAACTGCCTAATTCACCCGAAAAACTATCAACACAACAGCTTTCTAATGTAATGCTGTCAGCTATTCGCACACTTACAAGTGAAGCCCAAGAAGCGTTAGAAGCGGCATCCGCAGAACTACAACGCAGTAGCGATCGCCTCCTTAGTAGCCAAACCCGCGCGGCTGATATCCAAAGTGCTAGAACAATGGTCAATGATGCCGTTGAACTTACACAAGCAGCAATTAACCGCTTGGGGAATGCTTTAGAACTACCAGAATTTATTCAGTTAGCTAATCAGCATGATGTTCGCGCTTACTCCCTAGAACTTCTTACTACTGTTAGCCGCCGACGTACTGAAATTGATGAACTGTTGAGTTCGACTCTCAAAGAGTGGCAATTAAGCCGTGTGCCTCGTATTGATCGCGATATCCTGAGAATTGCCGTAGCAGAAATTTGGTTTTTAGGCGTTCCAGATAAAGTAGCGATTAATGAAGCTGTTGATTTGGCTAAACGCTACAGCGATGAAGATGGACGGCGGTTTATCAACGGTGTGCTACGCCGCGCAAGTGAGGAAATTAAGCAGCAATCTATCACTTAA
- the pgl gene encoding 6-phosphogluconolactonase, giving the protein MKKIIEVLPDGAALTVRSLDLILDKLHSAIQERGAFTIALSGGSTPKPLYEAIARQNLPWDKIHVFWGDERYVPSDHPDSNFRMAGEAWLNQVNLPASNIHPMPTEQADPATSAHLYEQELQDFFKTAPGEFPAFDLILLGMGDDGHTASLFPHTDALQVCDRLITVGNKDGQPRITFTVPLINQARCVLFVVAGANKRPALAQIFAPTGDDLAYPSRLIQPQAELWWLLDQPAGQDLHSLTN; this is encoded by the coding sequence ATGAAAAAAATAATTGAAGTTTTACCGGACGGTGCGGCATTAACCGTGCGATCGCTCGATTTGATTTTAGATAAACTACACTCAGCCATTCAAGAGCGTGGGGCGTTTACAATCGCTTTATCTGGTGGCAGTACCCCCAAACCTTTGTATGAAGCGATCGCCCGCCAAAACCTACCTTGGGATAAAATTCATGTGTTTTGGGGTGACGAGCGTTACGTTCCCTCTGACCACCCTGATAGTAACTTTAGGATGGCGGGTGAGGCTTGGTTAAATCAAGTTAATCTGCCAGCAAGTAACATTCATCCTATGCCTACAGAGCAGGCAGATCCCGCAACTTCTGCTCATCTGTACGAACAAGAATTGCAAGACTTCTTTAAAACTGCCCCTGGAGAGTTTCCGGCTTTTGATCTAATTTTGCTAGGTATGGGAGATGATGGGCATACAGCATCGCTATTTCCCCATACAGATGCTTTACAGGTGTGCGATCGCTTAATTACTGTTGGTAATAAAGATGGTCAACCTCGTATAACATTTACAGTGCCACTAATTAATCAGGCACGCTGCGTGTTGTTCGTTGTGGCTGGTGCTAATAAACGACCAGCTTTAGCCCAAATATTTGCACCTACAGGCGATGACCTCGCCTACCCATCTCGGCTAATACAACCCCAAGCAGAACTTTGGTGGCTTCTAGATCAACCTGCTGGTCAAGATCTGCACTCGTTAACAAACTAA
- a CDS encoding PP2C family protein-serine/threonine phosphatase yields MTALPLPRQPYQSNEIPGAAEVTDMTPVFALKALVARLYREQNKIQDLLSSLGFALRSFNNLNQFLELIPLMATRVTDTDASALILFKPNGQVQLERLHCPDGHVCHDIRKAIEMTIRQMVVYSGAQQVGNSNSSITPISFHEQVSTYLEPNIKLFATPILVQNIERGRLYVFSQDREYAWTENRQKLVRLVADQTAVAIANDELTVELRKKERLDRELEIGADIQLRLLPRQCPQIPGIELAARCQTANRVGGDYYDFIPANYDELRHKNQGDRESRSWSVVIGDVMGKGVPAGLIMTMTRGMLRAEVLNAHSPARILQHLNRVMYADLENSHRFVTLFYSEYDPQTRILSYSNAAHNPPLLWQAATRSVKRLDTFGMLIGLDADSQYEDAQVELAPGDTIIYYTDGFTDAANKNGERFEEENLIAAIHWACQHCLSPQAILDYLFDQVQQFIGVNNRNGDDMTLVVMKVKVMEQLTIAC; encoded by the coding sequence ATGACTGCTTTACCTCTTCCTCGCCAACCCTATCAATCAAATGAAATTCCTGGTGCAGCCGAAGTTACGGATATGACACCAGTATTTGCGCTCAAAGCTTTGGTAGCGCGTCTTTATAGAGAACAAAATAAAATTCAAGACTTATTGAGTTCGTTAGGATTTGCCCTACGCAGTTTCAATAACTTAAATCAGTTCTTGGAACTCATTCCGTTGATGGCAACTAGAGTCACCGATACTGATGCTAGCGCGTTAATATTATTCAAACCTAACGGTCAGGTGCAACTAGAGCGACTGCACTGCCCAGATGGTCATGTGTGCCACGATATTCGGAAAGCGATCGAAATGACAATCCGTCAAATGGTTGTTTATTCAGGAGCGCAGCAAGTAGGAAATTCTAATAGCTCAATCACACCAATTTCTTTCCATGAGCAAGTAAGCACATATTTAGAACCTAATATTAAGCTGTTTGCTACTCCAATTTTGGTTCAAAATATTGAGCGGGGGCGGCTTTATGTTTTCAGTCAAGATAGGGAATATGCCTGGACAGAAAACCGACAGAAGTTAGTTCGTTTAGTAGCAGATCAAACTGCTGTGGCTATAGCTAATGATGAACTAACTGTTGAACTACGCAAAAAAGAACGTCTAGACCGAGAATTAGAAATTGGTGCTGATATCCAGCTACGCCTGCTACCGCGCCAATGTCCTCAGATTCCAGGTATAGAATTGGCGGCTCGCTGTCAAACGGCTAACCGTGTTGGGGGAGACTATTATGATTTTATCCCAGCCAATTATGACGAATTGCGGCATAAAAATCAAGGCGATCGCGAATCTCGCTCCTGGAGTGTGGTAATTGGGGATGTCATGGGTAAAGGCGTTCCCGCAGGCTTAATTATGACTATGACTAGGGGAATGCTGCGTGCGGAAGTGCTAAATGCTCACTCACCCGCAAGAATTTTGCAACATTTAAACCGAGTAATGTACGCCGATTTAGAAAATTCCCATCGGTTCGTGACATTATTTTATTCTGAGTATGACCCCCAAACTCGGATCTTGTCTTATAGTAATGCTGCTCATAATCCTCCCTTACTATGGCAAGCAGCAACCCGTAGTGTAAAACGGCTAGATACATTTGGGATGTTAATCGGCTTAGATGCTGATTCCCAGTATGAAGATGCTCAGGTAGAACTAGCTCCTGGAGACACAATTATTTACTACACTGACGGTTTTACTGATGCTGCTAATAAAAATGGGGAGCGTTTTGAAGAAGAAAACCTGATTGCAGCCATCCATTGGGCTTGCCAACATTGTCTCAGTCCACAAGCAATTTTAGATTACCTGTTTGATCAAGTGCAGCAGTTTATTGGTGTTAATAACCGCAACGGCGATGATATGACATTAGTGGTGATGAAGGTAAAAGTTATGGAACAATTAACAATTGCCTGTTGA